The genomic stretch TCCATCATCCGATCAATAATACGGCCTCCGTGATTTCCATATTTCTCAGTAAGCATTTTTTCAGAGTAATTCGTTGAGCAAATAACCGATTTATTGAGTCGCATATCGAATATTTTATACAACACATCAGATGCCCAGCTTTCATGTCCATATTCGTTTGCCTTTACATATTCAGAACCAATATCATCAAGCACCAACAAGTCTAACTCGTCTGCCATTTTGAAGATCTGCATCTCATCTAAATTTGAATTAGGTTTGTACGTGTTTTTGATAAAATCAAATAGATCAGTGACCTTTATATAGAGCGTTTTATAACCTTTTTGCCGCAGCTCTTTAGTAATTGCAAAAGATAAATGGCTTTTTCCGAGGCCACAACTTCCGCTAAACAGAAGTGAATGAACACCATCAAAGGTTTTGACATATTGTCTGGCTACTTCTTTTGCTTTCGACTGTGATGTTTCTGTCGGTATATAGGAATCAATCGTTGCTTCCTTCAAATCGTGTGTAACTCGTTCAAAAGTTGCAATAAACCGCTTTTCTTTTAGCCTTTCTCTTTCTTCTTTTGTTGGCACGTTTAGCTCCTTTAATAGTTGATGGTCCATACAATGTTTACATGCTCCAAGAACGCCTTTAGGTGTTTCATATAATTTGTACAGACTTCCACATTGCTCACATTCTTTTTCATGACATTCTTTAAAAGGGAATGACTTTTTAAGAAGTGATCCAGCTGCTTCCATCGATAGCACCTCCTAAAATCTATCTCTATTCGGATCGTACTCTATTTGACTTACAA from Lentibacillus sp. JNUCC-1 encodes the following:
- a CDS encoding ATP-binding protein, producing MEAAGSLLKKSFPFKECHEKECEQCGSLYKLYETPKGVLGACKHCMDHQLLKELNVPTKEERERLKEKRFIATFERVTHDLKEATIDSYIPTETSQSKAKEVARQYVKTFDGVHSLLFSGSCGLGKSHLSFAITKELRQKGYKTLYIKVTDLFDFIKNTYKPNSNLDEMQIFKMADELDLLVLDDIGSEYVKANEYGHESWASDVLYKIFDMRLNKSVICSTNYSEKMLTEKYGNHGGRIIDRMMDLTKAVRLEGESYRRKERF